Within the Eleginops maclovinus isolate JMC-PN-2008 ecotype Puerto Natales chromosome 5, JC_Emac_rtc_rv5, whole genome shotgun sequence genome, the region CAATCTCTGGAAGTAAATGCagagctaacgttaggctaaaggaactacagcacggtcacatgaacTTGtgtcaacaccgctaagctaaaggcggctaatgttgggcgtgatgacggTAAGTCGTCTAATTTGGTCACTTTgaattcaccagtggggtatttactgatttatgtcatagaacaaaaatgtcttcagcttgtgttaaccacagaccttaatTCTAATCACAAATATGAgacaagggaacaggaagtggtaaaatgctgactcattatCCGTTTATTGGACATGCATCAATCTAACCACAGATAATATCTTTTcaatttttcaattaaataaaagatacatCCCGCCCTTAATGTGATACCAATCTCCTAGTGAGGCCCTAAGTAAAATTGAGTTTTACCCACCTGACACAGACCAGGTGAtcccaactctctctctctctctctctctctctctctctctctctctctcgctgcagGACGAGCTGCGTACCGGTGAGAGAGCCGTGGTTCGCTTCTGCTTCATCAAACATCCCGAGTACCTGCGACTGGGCGCCAAGCTCCTCTTCAGGGAGGGAGTCACCAAAGGCATCGGCCACGTCACCCGCCTGCTGCCCCCCTCCCAGAACCAcgaccagaaccagaaccacgACCAGAACCTGCAGAAGGAGCATTAAGCCCCAGATGTTGAGCTTCGTGAGAACTTTGACCGCTCAGACGCCACTGAAGCTTCTCCGAGCGGCTTCACCCCCCCGCCACATGTCGCCGTATTAATCCTCCCCTCCGGATCTAAACTTCTGTCAAAGAGTcagccatcatcatcatcatcttcttctttccCCAGCAGACGTTCGTGTCTTGAGTTAAAGCTGCCTGACCTCCGTTGGTTTAAGCCTGGACGCTTAATCTGATGTTGTGCCAGGGTTTTGGTTTAGGACGCTCTTTTTCTCGTGAGGCTATCATGAGAAGACTGCAGGATTATTTATTTGGGGGGGAGGAGGAACGACTGAACTCTCAAAATCTATGTACCCTAAGACTTTATTTGAAATCTGAAGAGGGGGATTATTTTCCACACGGAGTTGGATTCTTTTATCTGATGAGTCGTCTCATCAAACATTTAGGATCTTAATAATGGCTTTGCATGTTTCAACCCATAAACTGCAAAACACTGTAATCCGCAGAGCAAGCTGGGGGGTCAGGGGTCACGTTATGAACTTTTTAACCAGCAGTGGTTGAAGCTACTGTTATCGTTAATCTGTCAAATACTTTGTAGCGTCATCAGTTAGCTATTTGGTCTAAGAAATTGCAGAAAATAGAGTGAAAATATCTTGCTTTTCCAAAAACAACCTCATATATTCAGTTCGTAATCACCTAAACTGGAGGAAAGCAGCACACCCTTAAACCAGAGACTGATTCATGGTTAGATCATCAAGAGTTTTGTCAATTAATAaccaatttattattttaggaCTTATTCTGAGAGACAGGTACTTCAGATTTTACCTGACAAAccctaaatatattttatatttgagcAGAAAACACCATTAGTGATGTTTAATTAAAGTCCCCCACTTTGTATTCTCACTAATAGTAACATTGGTGACATTTTAACGCGTTCAATTCAGCCAAAACTGTCATTTTATCAGCTCTAGAGATAGAGATCCAGACTCCAAAATAGAGGATCTTTTTAAATTAGCTGCATTACACCATCCTGCTGCTTTAAAAGTCAAAACCATGCAGACAGTAGACAGCTGTTCACCGCGCTGTGCTACTTCATGACTCCTGACACCTGCAGGACTCCCAACAGACCACAAGATTTCAGGCTGATGTGCTTCGACAGGATTTGGGGAAAAATCGAAGAGAAACCCTACATTATTCTCCGTTGTTTTGCACTTTATTCACTTCTAATCATTTGGATGTTTCCCTTCTGTCCCTTTAGCGAGGCTCTGGATCACTTAAAGGCCCTCGTCTGATATTTCCTGTCTTATTTCCACACAAAAATCACCATTTTGAAGGTTGATATATCGATGAATCGTGGAGGAAGCTTCCGTTACATTTTTGTTGGAACAAAACAATGCAGTTGAGAAGTGTTTTTAGAGAGAAAGAGTTGCTTTTCTACTTTAAAGCCTTATGGTCACTTTGTTGAGATTCCTGCCGTCCGTTCAGCTCTTAAACTCGCGTCGCTTTTTGAGCTGTTGTACATTCAGCATCAGAGGTATTTGCATCTTGGTCTCCGGTTTGTTCTGACTATTTGTTCATGTTTCAGTAGGGTTTGATGTACCAGGCAGCTTATTGCAGCGACACATAACCAGCATGCTCTCTGACTGGCTGAAAAAAACTGTCATTGAaagtgtaaaaaacaaaaccatttatCCAGTGttgattttgattttttctGAGGTTTTGTGCAATTGTAAAACTAAATATCGAATGTACTTTCCATGGATCCTAAGAAGCATTTGAAACTGCTTACTGATGAAATACTGTTGACTTTGCACTTTGTATTCTGattctgcatgtgtgttgaCGGCGGCGTCCGCTGACTCCGCAGAACGATGAAGACGAGGAttgaacatttcaaacattgaaAGAGTGGatttatcagtttgtttttcctgaCTGTCCctcaaactaataaataaaccattaaAACATCATGACTAAAATACATTCCTTCTGGTattgtttaaaggggccctattctgctcgttttcagcttcatatttgtattttgtgtctctactatCTCCAAacagctctgttttttttctcatactgcctgtgctgcagcacctcttttcaccctctgtctgaaaccagagcccagtctgctctgattggttagctggccgggtctgttgtgattggtcaacagcttagagatgtcccgccccttagcctatcatgtacaacgTGTTGGAGCACTAACtaatagaagtgcgagtgttacagaGCGATGTCATGTTAAGGAAGTCAACAAAGtagtctaatggaggcgtttcaggcaggggggagtgtgttggagagaaactcccactggagggaactttgggaatttagcttttgcagaccatttacatgcactaaaacctgtacaacacactacaggaaagggagaaatcCAACAAGCCTATTGAGCCCCTTTAACTGATTTATATTCTCTTGGGTGTACCAAGGGAACATTGAGaatctttaaatattatattattttgaaaaatcaTCTTCATATTTCCCAGAGTCAGACATGAATAAATCATATCTGTGTGTCCAGAACAGAGAAAGGTCCAATGTGTGTTTAGCTTAGCTAAGCACAGAGACTGGAAGCAGGTGGAAACGGCTAGCCTGGCTGAATCAAACATTGAAACTTTGCATCGGCTGATAGAGAGAGCTTTGGACTTGATTTGAGCAGatcaggcttttattttgaaaaatgtaataatgcactggtgtatttaaaaaaaaaacacagagcatCAACATTTCAGGCGTTTGTAGAAAAGTCCACAGTTCTGACACAAAAAATAATCATATGGGAGCAGAATGTTTCACCTTATATCCTCTGATGTAGAATATCAGTTAAAATAGATcaatgaaattaaacaaaatactgttAGGTGACAAActcatgtaaaaaaaacaaacaatataaatacaattaataaaacaagTTGTTGTCTTTAACACAAAGTACATCATGTGACCGGGGAGCATCAACAGCGTAAATatcaaaataacattaaagttATTAAATTGTCGAAGCTGGATTTGATTAAATTCACAaccaaacaatacaaaataaaaataaaatgacctaGGTAATAATTCATTTGTACTACAGAGCCCCAAAGAAATAAAGGGTTatcttatttatgtattatcCTGTTAGCACAAGTAGCTCCTGCACCATTTTCACACtcttaaatattaatatactgTAGTTTTGGGGGAATTTGGGGctcaatacaatacaaataacacctcttaaatgtgtgtcatattttaaatatgtgctTCATTTGTTAAAACTAGAGGATGCTTTAACAAAAATTAAGGGATTGTAATTTTAAATACTTCAAAAAGGTGGACTTGTGGTTTTCGGGCAACTGCCTGTTTTTGATTTCAACATTTGGGACGATTGttgctcctctttttctctctgtgtcgaCTGTCgctatttaataatataaagtcaaatctgaaataatgaaatacgAGATGAACCTGAAAGCATGTTCACATTTTGAGGCTTTGCGACTACAATACAAAAAGTTCACTGTAACCACAGGAAGCATTTTCTTTATCTTCGCAGTTCATTGTGACATTCTTTGTGCTGAAGTTGAAAAACCTAACAGGTTTTAATGGCAGTTCAGGAAACATCtgtcccttttattttttttaactaacaACCTCGAGTCCAGAGGTTTTGGTCTTCTGTAGATCCATCAGCTGTGGGTTAAGCCAGGCTCCTCTGCCGGGGCTTGATCCTCAGATACAGCTgggaaataaaagggaaaagagTTCCCATTAAATAACCATTAAGATAACACTGAAGCACTGAAATAAGACTGTTGAGTAACAGGATTCTCAAAGATGATTTTAAACTTGATTAAACACATGGAAATTAAACACAAGGAAACTGGGACAACTTCGAATCCCTGTgagatgaatggagagagacaaaaaaatcatcctattctgctcattttcaggttagtctgggacatgtctccatgctttaatgttcaaaaagctctttatgttctcatactgcctgtgctgcagcacctcttttcaccctctgtctgacaccagagcccagtctgctctgattggttagctggccggctctgttgtgatcggtcaaccgtaaaaatacatttatgtcaTGAACCTGGTCAAACCTGCATACGTGGGTTTTAAGACTTCAAAAACGTTGGTGCACGAGGCCATATGTTGAGGCCATGGAAGGTTtacaacataaaaatataagCTCCTAGTAGCTTCAGTTTAAAGTCATTTGCATAAGCTGCTTTATGTCTACTATCTATATATACgtatgtcttctattaggagatCTTCTCAGTACAGTTACTCACCCCCAGCATGTTTCGAGGGATGTAGCCCTCATGGTCTCCACATCTGGCCCACCACCAGTCCGTTTCCACCTCGTCGTCCCGCCTCAGCACCGTCATGCAGTCGCCCTCGCTGAAGCCGAGCTCGTCGTCGCTCTGCGGCTCGTAATCCCACAGGGCGTAAACCACGCCGCGGTTCATCACGCCCATCTTCTCCTGAACACCTGCAGTGGCACAGAGGAGGAAACGGAATCATCTCAACAACATCAGTTAGTGTGAAAGACAACTCGTCAATGAGTTCTTGGTGAGATTTTGGGAGATaaaatctgaattctgagattttGAGAAAAGTCTGAATTTGAGATTCtcagaaaataattcagaattTTTTGATTTTCGTAAAAAAGTCAGACTTTTTAGATGTTCTGAAAAAAGTGTAGAATCttagtttttcaaaaaaataatcagattcTTTTGATTTTCctaaaaagtcataattttgAGATGTTCAGAGTATTGTAACAAACAGTGTGATGGAATTAGACCCTCTTTTATGAAGTGGTATAAGAAGTatgaacatatttattcaagtaAACTAAAGTCAAAGTGACACAAAATTGTAATAATTTATGACACGTGAAAGTCCAGCGTTCAAAATCGTACTCAAGTGAAAGCACAAAGGTATTGGCATttcgtccagcagtggctcagtaagtaggggcttggactgggaatcgtagggtcgccggttcaagtccccgaacagacttgaaatatggaaagtggactgctacttggagaggtcccagttcacctcctaggccctgctgtggtgcccttgagcaaggcaccggacacctccaatcccccctccccattgctccccgggcgctgcacgatagctgcccactgctcctagtactaggatgggttaaatgcagaggactaatttcactgtgtgtgctctgctgtgtgcatgcatgtgacaaataaagagggtttcatcctccgattctatctatcattGAAATATAATTAGTCATCTTTCTGGTTAAttgcccatttcagaatcatatatatcaaaATGCTGTGGCTAAAATCAAACAGTCATGGAGTCAATGGAgcaaggggggagtgtgtgggagagaattTTCCTCTGGAcggaacacagggatgttagcctttgcagaccatttacgtgcacagaaacctatataacacacaggaaagggaacccccccaaaaacctccttaattatttgttttggttaaaGCTGCAGCCTCTGTCTTATTGTATTTGCTGTTACATCTGAAATAACCAATCTAAAGATCCCACAGTGAATAGTTTAGAATCTCACCGTAGAGAAACTGGGAGCACTGGGCGTATCCGTCCTCCATCTCCTCGCACttgtctgcagctgtctgcaTGTCGCTGTACGTGGTGGCGAACACTGCCGTCCCCGACTCCACCAGGAACTTACAGACCTGAACGTTATTACACGAGGCAGCGCAGTGGAGGGGAGTCCTGCAGAGGGGAGACAAGAGGGAGGAATATTTAAGATAACTTAAACCCATAGAGAGTCTGTTTTCTCTGAAGATGACCGGACAGtgattctgtttctgactcAAGCTCACCACCCGTCGCTGTCGGCAGCGTTGGCGTTGACACCAAACTGAACCAGAAACTTGACGATCTCTGTGTGTCCGGCACAAACGGCGTTGTGCAGCGCGGTGATGCCCTCGTCGTTCGGCATGCTGGGGTCCTCCACCTGGTGATGACGTATTGGATTCATACATTTTTGCTCAATATTCAATAGGTTTCAAAACTATTTAAAGCACAAAAGGTTCCAAATATTCCTGGCAGTCACGTAATTTGCTGTTAGACTCAGACAGCAGTGAGACTCACGTCGTAGATGACCCTCTGCACCAGGTCGTACTCGCCCTCCAGAGACGcgtccagcagcagagccagaggGTTGAACTTAACCCGCATGCTGTGATCGATCCGCTCCGAGCCGGGTTTACGGAGGATCGACCTCTtaccctgagagagagagaagaggtttttaaagaggaaataataTGCTCaatttcagggtcatattttcctctactgtgacatgtctccatgctttaatgttcaaaaaggtctttatttttctcatactctctttttctgctttgattggtcaacaagagaagtcccgcccctttgcatatcacgtacaatgtgatgtcactatgaagCGACCTCTTGGTACTGAAGAACCAATCAGATGGATGTATTAAATATAGAAAGGGTTTGTTACCGGGGGCGACGGCACCTGTCCCGTGACCTCCGGCGGCTGCATGTTGGCGACGTCGTCCCCCTGATCCCCCTCCACACAGGTTGGGTAAGGAGGGGGCGGGTACGGGGGGAACTCCTGGTTGACCGAGGTAGATCGacacacctcctcttcctctttgtgctCTGGAGGGGGGGGCAGGGTGTGGTCGGTGATTGGTGAGCGGGGGGGCAGAAGAGGTGGGGTCAGGCTCTCCTCTGGGCTCTCTGCCTGGTCGCTGTCGACTCTGGACACAAAATCTCCGCCTTCCGTCCCGTCTTCGTGAGGCTGAACCAGCACCCCCCCTGGACCCACTGTCTCCATGGGGATGGTTTCCATAGCAGCCAGGGTGGTTTTCTGGTAGAGCAGCTTCTGGATGTTGGGACCGGCCGGGCCCTCGGGCTCCGTGATGGAGCTGCGTTTCTTCAGGGGCCGGGGGGCGTGGTGCAGCCGGCGGCGCAGGACGTCCAGGTCGGCGTCGCAGGGGTTACGGTGGGGGTTGGACAGGAAGGGGAGGAGCTTGGTGGGGCTCAGAGGTCGTGGGTTGCCTCGGTCTGAAGTGTCTGCAACGACGCCTTCGCCACTGAAGTCTGTCTCGCCGCCGTCGGGAAAACAGGACCCCGAGTTCATGATGCCTGAGGAGATAAACTGCTGCCCCCCGTTCGCTGGGAGGACAGGTTTGCCATAcactgtggacacacacacacacacacacacacacacacacacatacacaatagtCAGCAAGCATTTTGATCATCTATTGAGCCTTAGGTGTCATTTATCAACCAAACACTTCCTCTGCATCTCCTTTCCAACAtgaagacttttattttgtaaactgaAAATCTTCTTCGTGATTTTTACTTCTCGTTAGTTGGGaggaaataataattaaattgtattatttgagGGAGTTGTAGTAGCTCTTATGTAAACTTGACACAATCTTAAGGAAACATAATTCTATGAATAAATGTCTATTagtaataaaaatgttcttttcagactaaatgtttgtatatttgaagAACACACACCCAGAAAAGATCTTCAATTAGAATGACCAcagtttacattcattttaGTCCAAATTATCATCGCTTTATCATCTGATCCCAAGAGACATTTGTCTCTAATAGCTATAATTAGCTTATGAATTATGGATTcaaggaaaacatgtttgtttttttcaggttAAAGTGAGCTTGACTCCACCAAATGTAAGCACTTTCTCCTTGTATCCCAGTCGGGAATTAGCCTCAAGGCTTCCCCGAGATAATGCATTAACgagaataaaagagaagaaTTTATCTTAACGTTTTCTTAAGATAATGAGTAAATGAAACGTACTGTGCCACAATTAAAAGGGACCTCTCCAGACTCTAGTTCTGACACCAAGAAGAAAacactttcagttttttcaaccAAAAAGTGTTATTTCCTCCCATGtcatgtggatttttttttgattgaacaggtaaaatgtataataaaaccAACAGTATTATCAGTAACTGCTTCTGTCGATGCCTCACCTCTGGGCTGGCTCCGGGGCAGCGTTCCCTGTCCCCCCGGCTGGTAGCCCTTCCCCTGCGTCGTGTACATGGAGTAGATGTAGGACGCCGCCAGAGTCTGAGGCTTCTGCAACGGGGCGGCCGGGGCCTCCGAGGGGTCGGGGGTGTACGGTCGCACGGCGGCGGCCGGCGGACCCTCCTGCTTGTGGGGCAGGGGGAGAGTGTTGCTGTGGCTCGAGACGGACCCTGGAGCCCTGAGGTGGCCCCCGACCGGCCGCACCTTGCCGGGGAAGGTCCCGGTGCTGTAGGGGGGCTTCGAGAAGGTCTGGGGGCCTGACGTGGAGAACAGTTTGGGCTTACTGGGAATTGGAGGAGGTGCCGTCATCTTGGAAAGACCTTTACCAGAAGCCTGGAGGAGTAGCACAGATAGGATgaggacaaaataaagaaaatgtttgacacCTGAGACTAGTGTTAGGTACAGAAGAGGTGTCAATCACATCATTTTAATAGAAATGAACTAAAATGAGGAGCAGAATAAGCAAAAGATACAACATTAAAggtagaaatacaaaataataagtCCTGAGTTTAGTTATTATTCAGGATTTCCAAATTTAATGAGACGATGATCCCAAATGAAATgagcctttattttgaaaaagtaaaattccaaaataaaagactgaTGAACCCATCATTAAAGTCATTACCAACTGAGAGTTTCTGGGGTTACTTTATCCCAGCACAATCACACTGGTAATAATGATTTGATTTCACCTTTTCaagcaataaatatataaagttttCAGAAGTGATGAATGTAAGTCTGATGATACCTGATTGTCCCTGAGCAGGTTGTCAGTGATGTGATTGGTCCGTGAGGGGACAGGGGGCGGGATGTCAGACCCAGAGAGGCTCCTCTGATCTGGGATAGTCTTCCCCCCTAGAAGAGGGATAAAAAgggatcatcatcatcatcatcgtcatcatccaCACCAACGCTTTCTACTGTCTCACATTTCTAAACATGCTGTAGAAAtgatgaaaagtaaaagtagtgagAACCAGGTATCTCTAAAAGTCGATAGATTTAACAGTTGATccaaaaggtttttttaaagattttatttaGCTCAAATAAAAATTCCAAATCTTCTGGAGATACGTTTCATTTTCATGTACAATTCCAATTAGAAAGGTAACTAGTAAGAGGTACACATTTTCCCTTTGAGATGGAGTATCAGTAAGCAGTATAAAGAAGTATAATGtcacttaaaatataaaatactaaagtaaagtatcAGTATCCAGATGTGTACTGACCTGAGTTGTGGCAGCTGAGGCTGGACATGCGAGGCAGGGTGGAGGAGTGGCTGTAACCTCCACTGGACTCAGACAGCGAGCCGCTCCAGTCCGAgagtttgtttacttttgatGAGCCGAAACCTGGAGAAAGAAGAGAACCTTGTATCTAATTCTATATAATTAACCTGTCTCAAAATGATGCTTTTAAATTTGCATTGAAATGTaggtttaaaataatgaaatgacgccttaaatacaaaatatcctccttttctgtctcttgTAACTACAGGTCACCTGAGGCGGGTTTGGCGGGTCTGGGAGGCGGCTTCAGCGACGAGTCGGGCATGGGTAGTGTGGCAGTGCCGTCCGGGTAGGCCGGCTTCACCAGAACCTCCTGGCGGGCCGGCACCGGAGGCCCCTGGGAGCCGGAGGACGACTGGATGTACGGCCCCACCGCCGCCACTCTGGAGCCCACGCCCTGCTGAGGGGCCCCTCCGTCCGAAGCCACCTggaggaaatggaaatatttgaAAGCTTCAGATTTTGGTCATTGTGAAGTATAATATTaattacattgtacatttatttaatatcccATTCACTGCACTAccatgtatataatatcctgtttatattttgtgaacTCTAATAGTGTTCCGACAGTTTACTGATTATTAATGTTCATAGTCCAACTGTATAGATATACATTGATAATACtggtttacttttatttctattccttctttatgttcatactttagaattgttcatttcagatgtttatattattttgtactttgtattatgctgctgcaaaataaacatttcccagtctgggattaataaagtaattcttatcttatcttatctaacaTGTGCAGAGAGAAGATCAAAAATTGCTTTCACAAATTGATGCTGCAACCAAAGTAAAGTTCAAAAACTGTACTTAAGCACCAATTTGAAGTATTTGCACTTAACCGAAATAATTGTTTTGCCACTTACTACTTTTATTTGACTACATTTCAAAGagaaatgttgtattatttactccactacattcaaAAGACAGCTTTAATAACATTACAAATTCATTTCGGTtgcataaaacataaacaatgtaAAGGTTAAGCTAAAATGATGAGTCGAATAAATGATTAGCCTAAttgaaaacatgtaaaatgGCATCTATTTTGGt harbors:
- the LOC134864071 gene encoding apoptosis-stimulating of p53 protein 2-like; this translates as MMPMFLTVYLSNNDQHFSEVPITPETLCRDVVELCKEPGEADCYLAEMWRGSEHVVGDGEQMLEVLQKWGQQRGEVRYLLRHQRAPGRESGGSRTADQMMKRNQLKASVERCLENGVSAPRLDMTLSDLQDLATRQQLQINAQQQLLASKEQRLRHLKLQDQRQQQHPQQETSEQDRLQQLRENAHNQEAKLRRVRAIRGQVEQKRLSNSKLVEEIEQMTGLFQQKQRELMVAVSRVEELSDQLDTLRSNRLEPPLPPPHHHTTSSAAELERLYKELQLRNKLNQDQSGRLQQQRDSLNKRNLEVAAMDRRLAELRQRLWKKKAALQQKENLPVASDGGAPQQGVGSRVAAVGPYIQSSSGSQGPPVPARQEVLVKPAYPDGTATLPMPDSSLKPPPRPAKPASGFGSSKVNKLSDWSGSLSESSGGYSHSSTLPRMSSLSCHNSGGKTIPDQRSLSGSDIPPPVPSRTNHITDNLLRDNQASGKGLSKMTAPPPIPSKPKLFSTSGPQTFSKPPYSTGTFPGKVRPVGGHLRAPGSVSSHSNTLPLPHKQEGPPAAAVRPYTPDPSEAPAAPLQKPQTLAASYIYSMYTTQGKGYQPGGQGTLPRSQPRVYGKPVLPANGGQQFISSGIMNSGSCFPDGGETDFSGEGVVADTSDRGNPRPLSPTKLLPFLSNPHRNPCDADLDVLRRRLHHAPRPLKKRSSITEPEGPAGPNIQKLLYQKTTLAAMETIPMETVGPGGVLVQPHEDGTEGGDFVSRVDSDQAESPEESLTPPLLPPRSPITDHTLPPPPEHKEEEEVCRSTSVNQEFPPYPPPPYPTCVEGDQGDDVANMQPPEVTGQVPSPPGKRSILRKPGSERIDHSMRVKFNPLALLLDASLEGEYDLVQRVIYDVEDPSMPNDEGITALHNAVCAGHTEIVKFLVQFGVNANAADSDGWTPLHCAASCNNVQVCKFLVESGTAVFATTYSDMQTAADKCEEMEDGYAQCSQFLYGVQEKMGVMNRGVVYALWDYEPQSDDELGFSEGDCMTVLRRDDEVETDWWWARCGDHEGYIPRNMLGLYLRIKPRQRSLA